One window of Doryrhamphus excisus isolate RoL2022-K1 chromosome 13, RoL_Dexc_1.0, whole genome shotgun sequence genomic DNA carries:
- the LOC131140678 gene encoding coiled-coil domain-containing protein 9B isoform X3: MERPTPCDMAKRDQERDLELDKKIEALRRKNEALMKRYKEVEEDKKRAEEEGMALQNRKGNDLTITINKSACDSRVVVTKSFNSSCPNGKGHQNMGAGDEIVLQAAGSAGRGHKKQLTVTMAGKKGKRVVSEKSEKRPDHPTDVKNPTNEVQTGSMEAAERGKQPRHMTKREVTAQELESQEAITDLSIPTSQEEQEEYLRWKKEREQIDKERVARHKNAKGQWRRAWDMDKTDNMFPDKSLPDRDWGPPSRGGRNVRRGQHRSGADTQGHEKRGKDKATKNVQVMSSNAKGKDRLTGRARRWQDNEEGDFQTSDILLGEFLEELTDAETEEQKDQHSQGSTGSAATLRADAPFQEKAESSSPLASEKKVRFSEELIQGAHTKQITGSPNSTNSESSPSSLKASCQKKIKREAPQQRLESAKEDESSRGQPQASESECTKKDINAPVAHCCPPADKACASLLETSVQPVELAKCNTNTEELIDSRVCVLSLDSAESHTAHSSCSDKARENGKVV, translated from the exons ATGGAAAGACCT ACCCCATGTGACATGGCAAAAAGAGATCAAGAGAGGGACTTGGAGTTGGACAAAAAAATTGAAGCTCTCCGCAGAAAGAATGAAGCACTTATGAAGAGATACAAG GAGGTGGAAGAAGACAAGAAACGTGCAGAAGAGGAAGGAATGGCGCTGCAGAACCGTAAGGGCAATGACCTTACGATCACAATCAACAAGTCCGCCTGT GACAGTCGAGTGGTGGTGACCAAGTCCTTCAACAGCAGCTGCCCTAATGGGAAAGGACACCAGAATATGGGAGCAGGGGATGAAATTGTTCTGCAGGCTGCTGGCAGTGCAGGCAGAGGACACAAGAAGCAGCTAACCGTCACCATGGCTGGCAAAAAG GGTAAGAGGGTGGTGAGTGAGAAGTCTGAGAAGAGGCCAGACCACCCCACGGATGTAAAGAACCCGACCAATGAGGTACAAACTGGAAGTATGGAGGCAGCGGAGAGGGGAAAACAACCACGTCACATGACCAAGAGGGAGGTAACAGCACAG GAACTGGAAAGCCAAGAGGCCATCACAGACCTTAGCATCCCCACATcacaggaggagcaggaggagtacTTGCGATGGAAGAAGGAGCGTGAGCAGATTGACAAGGAGAGAGTGGCACGTCACAAGAATGCTAAAGGCCAGTGGAGACGGGCATGGGACATGGACAAAACCGATAACAT GTTTCCAGACAAATCCCTCCCAGACAGAGATTGGGGTCCTCCAAGTCGAG GAGGACGGAATGTTAGAAGAGGACAGCACAGATCTGGTGCAGACACACAAG GTCACGAGAAGCGAGGCAAAGACAAGGCGACTAAAAATGTACAAGTGATGAGCAGCAACGCAAAAGGCAAAGATCGTCTGACTGGGAGGGCCAGAAG GTGGCAAGATAACGAAGAAGGAGATTTCCAG ACTTCGGACATACTACTGGGGGAATTCCTGGAGGAACTCACAGATGCGGAGACAGAAGAGCAGAAAGACCAGCATTCACAGGGATCCACAGGTTCTGCGGCTACCTTGAGAGCAGACGCCCCATTTCAGGAAAAAGCAGAATCCTCATCCCCTCTGGCTTCAGAAAAGAAAGTCCGATTCTCCGAGGAGCTCATCCAGGGAGCACACACAAAGCAAATCACAGGCTCTCCGAATTCCACCAACTCCGAATCAAGTCCAAGCTCCTTAAAAGCTTCctgtcagaaaaaaatcaaacgTGAAGCGCCCCAGCAGCGTCTCGAAAGTGCCAAGGAGGATGAAAGTAGTCGTGGCCAGCCGCAGGCTTCTGAAAGTGAATGTACTAAAAAAGACATCAATGCCCCCGTGGCTCACTGCTGCCCCCCTGCCGATAAGGCCTGTGCTTCTCTACTGGAGACTTCTGTCCAGCCTGTGGAGCTCGCCAAGTGCAACACGAACACAG AGGAACTTATCGACtcccgtgtgtgtgtcttgAGCTTGGACTCAGCGGAATCACACACGGCACACTCCAGCTGCAGCGACAAG gCAAGAGAGAACGGGAAGGTCGTTTGA
- the LOC131140678 gene encoding coiled-coil domain-containing protein 9B isoform X2, with the protein MPSCGMFMSPRHATLSLANKAFHHKHLLLNTPCDMAKRDQERDLELDKKIEALRRKNEALMKRYKEVEEDKKRAEEEGMALQNRKGNDLTITINKSACDSRVVVTKSFNSSCPNGKGHQNMGAGDEIVLQAAGSAGRGHKKQLTVTMAGKKGKRVVSEKSEKRPDHPTDVKNPTNEVQTGSMEAAERGKQPRHMTKREELESQEAITDLSIPTSQEEQEEYLRWKKEREQIDKERVARHKNAKGQWRRAWDMDKTDNMFPDKSLPDRDWGPPSRGGRNVRRGQHRSGADTQGHEKRGKDKATKNVQVMSSNAKGKDRLTGRARRWQDNEEGDFQTSDILLGEFLEELTDAETEEQKDQHSQGSTGSAATLRADAPFQEKAESSSPLASEKKVRFSEELIQGAHTKQITGSPNSTNSESSPSSLKASCQKKIKREAPQQRLESAKEDESSRGQPQASESECTKKDINAPVAHCCPPADKACASLLETSVQPVELAKCNTNTEELIDSRVCVLSLDSAESHTAHSSCSDKARENGKVV; encoded by the exons ACCCCATGTGACATGGCAAAAAGAGATCAAGAGAGGGACTTGGAGTTGGACAAAAAAATTGAAGCTCTCCGCAGAAAGAATGAAGCACTTATGAAGAGATACAAG GAGGTGGAAGAAGACAAGAAACGTGCAGAAGAGGAAGGAATGGCGCTGCAGAACCGTAAGGGCAATGACCTTACGATCACAATCAACAAGTCCGCCTGT GACAGTCGAGTGGTGGTGACCAAGTCCTTCAACAGCAGCTGCCCTAATGGGAAAGGACACCAGAATATGGGAGCAGGGGATGAAATTGTTCTGCAGGCTGCTGGCAGTGCAGGCAGAGGACACAAGAAGCAGCTAACCGTCACCATGGCTGGCAAAAAG GGTAAGAGGGTGGTGAGTGAGAAGTCTGAGAAGAGGCCAGACCACCCCACGGATGTAAAGAACCCGACCAATGAGGTACAAACTGGAAGTATGGAGGCAGCGGAGAGGGGAAAACAACCACGTCACATGACCAAGAGGGAG GAACTGGAAAGCCAAGAGGCCATCACAGACCTTAGCATCCCCACATcacaggaggagcaggaggagtacTTGCGATGGAAGAAGGAGCGTGAGCAGATTGACAAGGAGAGAGTGGCACGTCACAAGAATGCTAAAGGCCAGTGGAGACGGGCATGGGACATGGACAAAACCGATAACAT GTTTCCAGACAAATCCCTCCCAGACAGAGATTGGGGTCCTCCAAGTCGAG GAGGACGGAATGTTAGAAGAGGACAGCACAGATCTGGTGCAGACACACAAG GTCACGAGAAGCGAGGCAAAGACAAGGCGACTAAAAATGTACAAGTGATGAGCAGCAACGCAAAAGGCAAAGATCGTCTGACTGGGAGGGCCAGAAG GTGGCAAGATAACGAAGAAGGAGATTTCCAG ACTTCGGACATACTACTGGGGGAATTCCTGGAGGAACTCACAGATGCGGAGACAGAAGAGCAGAAAGACCAGCATTCACAGGGATCCACAGGTTCTGCGGCTACCTTGAGAGCAGACGCCCCATTTCAGGAAAAAGCAGAATCCTCATCCCCTCTGGCTTCAGAAAAGAAAGTCCGATTCTCCGAGGAGCTCATCCAGGGAGCACACACAAAGCAAATCACAGGCTCTCCGAATTCCACCAACTCCGAATCAAGTCCAAGCTCCTTAAAAGCTTCctgtcagaaaaaaatcaaacgTGAAGCGCCCCAGCAGCGTCTCGAAAGTGCCAAGGAGGATGAAAGTAGTCGTGGCCAGCCGCAGGCTTCTGAAAGTGAATGTACTAAAAAAGACATCAATGCCCCCGTGGCTCACTGCTGCCCCCCTGCCGATAAGGCCTGTGCTTCTCTACTGGAGACTTCTGTCCAGCCTGTGGAGCTCGCCAAGTGCAACACGAACACAG AGGAACTTATCGACtcccgtgtgtgtgtcttgAGCTTGGACTCAGCGGAATCACACACGGCACACTCCAGCTGCAGCGACAAG gCAAGAGAGAACGGGAAGGTCGTTTGA
- the LOC131140678 gene encoding coiled-coil domain-containing protein 9B isoform X4, which yields MPSCGMFMSPRHATLSLANKAFHHKHLLLNTPCDMAKRDQERDLELDKKIEALRRKNEALMKRYKEVEEDKKRAEEEGMALQNRKGNDLTITINKSACDSRVVVTKSFNSSCPNGKGHQNMGAGDEIVLQAAGSAGRGHKKQLTVTMAGKKGKRVVSEKSEKRPDHPTDVKNPTNEELESQEAITDLSIPTSQEEQEEYLRWKKEREQIDKERVARHKNAKGQWRRAWDMDKTDNMFPDKSLPDRDWGPPSRGGRNVRRGQHRSGADTQGHEKRGKDKATKNVQVMSSNAKGKDRLTGRARRWQDNEEGDFQTSDILLGEFLEELTDAETEEQKDQHSQGSTGSAATLRADAPFQEKAESSSPLASEKKVRFSEELIQGAHTKQITGSPNSTNSESSPSSLKASCQKKIKREAPQQRLESAKEDESSRGQPQASESECTKKDINAPVAHCCPPADKACASLLETSVQPVELAKCNTNTEELIDSRVCVLSLDSAESHTAHSSCSDKARENGKVV from the exons ACCCCATGTGACATGGCAAAAAGAGATCAAGAGAGGGACTTGGAGTTGGACAAAAAAATTGAAGCTCTCCGCAGAAAGAATGAAGCACTTATGAAGAGATACAAG GAGGTGGAAGAAGACAAGAAACGTGCAGAAGAGGAAGGAATGGCGCTGCAGAACCGTAAGGGCAATGACCTTACGATCACAATCAACAAGTCCGCCTGT GACAGTCGAGTGGTGGTGACCAAGTCCTTCAACAGCAGCTGCCCTAATGGGAAAGGACACCAGAATATGGGAGCAGGGGATGAAATTGTTCTGCAGGCTGCTGGCAGTGCAGGCAGAGGACACAAGAAGCAGCTAACCGTCACCATGGCTGGCAAAAAG GGTAAGAGGGTGGTGAGTGAGAAGTCTGAGAAGAGGCCAGACCACCCCACGGATGTAAAGAACCCGACCAATGAG GAACTGGAAAGCCAAGAGGCCATCACAGACCTTAGCATCCCCACATcacaggaggagcaggaggagtacTTGCGATGGAAGAAGGAGCGTGAGCAGATTGACAAGGAGAGAGTGGCACGTCACAAGAATGCTAAAGGCCAGTGGAGACGGGCATGGGACATGGACAAAACCGATAACAT GTTTCCAGACAAATCCCTCCCAGACAGAGATTGGGGTCCTCCAAGTCGAG GAGGACGGAATGTTAGAAGAGGACAGCACAGATCTGGTGCAGACACACAAG GTCACGAGAAGCGAGGCAAAGACAAGGCGACTAAAAATGTACAAGTGATGAGCAGCAACGCAAAAGGCAAAGATCGTCTGACTGGGAGGGCCAGAAG GTGGCAAGATAACGAAGAAGGAGATTTCCAG ACTTCGGACATACTACTGGGGGAATTCCTGGAGGAACTCACAGATGCGGAGACAGAAGAGCAGAAAGACCAGCATTCACAGGGATCCACAGGTTCTGCGGCTACCTTGAGAGCAGACGCCCCATTTCAGGAAAAAGCAGAATCCTCATCCCCTCTGGCTTCAGAAAAGAAAGTCCGATTCTCCGAGGAGCTCATCCAGGGAGCACACACAAAGCAAATCACAGGCTCTCCGAATTCCACCAACTCCGAATCAAGTCCAAGCTCCTTAAAAGCTTCctgtcagaaaaaaatcaaacgTGAAGCGCCCCAGCAGCGTCTCGAAAGTGCCAAGGAGGATGAAAGTAGTCGTGGCCAGCCGCAGGCTTCTGAAAGTGAATGTACTAAAAAAGACATCAATGCCCCCGTGGCTCACTGCTGCCCCCCTGCCGATAAGGCCTGTGCTTCTCTACTGGAGACTTCTGTCCAGCCTGTGGAGCTCGCCAAGTGCAACACGAACACAG AGGAACTTATCGACtcccgtgtgtgtgtcttgAGCTTGGACTCAGCGGAATCACACACGGCACACTCCAGCTGCAGCGACAAG gCAAGAGAGAACGGGAAGGTCGTTTGA
- the LOC131140678 gene encoding coiled-coil domain-containing protein 9B isoform X1, which yields MPSCGMFMSPRHATLSLANKAFHHKHLLLNTPCDMAKRDQERDLELDKKIEALRRKNEALMKRYKEVEEDKKRAEEEGMALQNRKGNDLTITINKSACDSRVVVTKSFNSSCPNGKGHQNMGAGDEIVLQAAGSAGRGHKKQLTVTMAGKKGKRVVSEKSEKRPDHPTDVKNPTNEVQTGSMEAAERGKQPRHMTKREVTAQELESQEAITDLSIPTSQEEQEEYLRWKKEREQIDKERVARHKNAKGQWRRAWDMDKTDNMFPDKSLPDRDWGPPSRGGRNVRRGQHRSGADTQGHEKRGKDKATKNVQVMSSNAKGKDRLTGRARRWQDNEEGDFQTSDILLGEFLEELTDAETEEQKDQHSQGSTGSAATLRADAPFQEKAESSSPLASEKKVRFSEELIQGAHTKQITGSPNSTNSESSPSSLKASCQKKIKREAPQQRLESAKEDESSRGQPQASESECTKKDINAPVAHCCPPADKACASLLETSVQPVELAKCNTNTEELIDSRVCVLSLDSAESHTAHSSCSDKARENGKVV from the exons ACCCCATGTGACATGGCAAAAAGAGATCAAGAGAGGGACTTGGAGTTGGACAAAAAAATTGAAGCTCTCCGCAGAAAGAATGAAGCACTTATGAAGAGATACAAG GAGGTGGAAGAAGACAAGAAACGTGCAGAAGAGGAAGGAATGGCGCTGCAGAACCGTAAGGGCAATGACCTTACGATCACAATCAACAAGTCCGCCTGT GACAGTCGAGTGGTGGTGACCAAGTCCTTCAACAGCAGCTGCCCTAATGGGAAAGGACACCAGAATATGGGAGCAGGGGATGAAATTGTTCTGCAGGCTGCTGGCAGTGCAGGCAGAGGACACAAGAAGCAGCTAACCGTCACCATGGCTGGCAAAAAG GGTAAGAGGGTGGTGAGTGAGAAGTCTGAGAAGAGGCCAGACCACCCCACGGATGTAAAGAACCCGACCAATGAGGTACAAACTGGAAGTATGGAGGCAGCGGAGAGGGGAAAACAACCACGTCACATGACCAAGAGGGAGGTAACAGCACAG GAACTGGAAAGCCAAGAGGCCATCACAGACCTTAGCATCCCCACATcacaggaggagcaggaggagtacTTGCGATGGAAGAAGGAGCGTGAGCAGATTGACAAGGAGAGAGTGGCACGTCACAAGAATGCTAAAGGCCAGTGGAGACGGGCATGGGACATGGACAAAACCGATAACAT GTTTCCAGACAAATCCCTCCCAGACAGAGATTGGGGTCCTCCAAGTCGAG GAGGACGGAATGTTAGAAGAGGACAGCACAGATCTGGTGCAGACACACAAG GTCACGAGAAGCGAGGCAAAGACAAGGCGACTAAAAATGTACAAGTGATGAGCAGCAACGCAAAAGGCAAAGATCGTCTGACTGGGAGGGCCAGAAG GTGGCAAGATAACGAAGAAGGAGATTTCCAG ACTTCGGACATACTACTGGGGGAATTCCTGGAGGAACTCACAGATGCGGAGACAGAAGAGCAGAAAGACCAGCATTCACAGGGATCCACAGGTTCTGCGGCTACCTTGAGAGCAGACGCCCCATTTCAGGAAAAAGCAGAATCCTCATCCCCTCTGGCTTCAGAAAAGAAAGTCCGATTCTCCGAGGAGCTCATCCAGGGAGCACACACAAAGCAAATCACAGGCTCTCCGAATTCCACCAACTCCGAATCAAGTCCAAGCTCCTTAAAAGCTTCctgtcagaaaaaaatcaaacgTGAAGCGCCCCAGCAGCGTCTCGAAAGTGCCAAGGAGGATGAAAGTAGTCGTGGCCAGCCGCAGGCTTCTGAAAGTGAATGTACTAAAAAAGACATCAATGCCCCCGTGGCTCACTGCTGCCCCCCTGCCGATAAGGCCTGTGCTTCTCTACTGGAGACTTCTGTCCAGCCTGTGGAGCTCGCCAAGTGCAACACGAACACAG AGGAACTTATCGACtcccgtgtgtgtgtcttgAGCTTGGACTCAGCGGAATCACACACGGCACACTCCAGCTGCAGCGACAAG gCAAGAGAGAACGGGAAGGTCGTTTGA
- the LOC131140678 gene encoding coiled-coil domain-containing protein 9B isoform X5: protein MAKRDQERDLELDKKIEALRRKNEALMKRYKEVEEDKKRAEEEGMALQNRKGNDLTITINKSACDSRVVVTKSFNSSCPNGKGHQNMGAGDEIVLQAAGSAGRGHKKQLTVTMAGKKGKRVVSEKSEKRPDHPTDVKNPTNEVQTGSMEAAERGKQPRHMTKREVTAQELESQEAITDLSIPTSQEEQEEYLRWKKEREQIDKERVARHKNAKGQWRRAWDMDKTDNMFPDKSLPDRDWGPPSRGGRNVRRGQHRSGADTQGHEKRGKDKATKNVQVMSSNAKGKDRLTGRARRWQDNEEGDFQTSDILLGEFLEELTDAETEEQKDQHSQGSTGSAATLRADAPFQEKAESSSPLASEKKVRFSEELIQGAHTKQITGSPNSTNSESSPSSLKASCQKKIKREAPQQRLESAKEDESSRGQPQASESECTKKDINAPVAHCCPPADKACASLLETSVQPVELAKCNTNTEELIDSRVCVLSLDSAESHTAHSSCSDKARENGKVV, encoded by the exons ATGGCAAAAAGAGATCAAGAGAGGGACTTGGAGTTGGACAAAAAAATTGAAGCTCTCCGCAGAAAGAATGAAGCACTTATGAAGAGATACAAG GAGGTGGAAGAAGACAAGAAACGTGCAGAAGAGGAAGGAATGGCGCTGCAGAACCGTAAGGGCAATGACCTTACGATCACAATCAACAAGTCCGCCTGT GACAGTCGAGTGGTGGTGACCAAGTCCTTCAACAGCAGCTGCCCTAATGGGAAAGGACACCAGAATATGGGAGCAGGGGATGAAATTGTTCTGCAGGCTGCTGGCAGTGCAGGCAGAGGACACAAGAAGCAGCTAACCGTCACCATGGCTGGCAAAAAG GGTAAGAGGGTGGTGAGTGAGAAGTCTGAGAAGAGGCCAGACCACCCCACGGATGTAAAGAACCCGACCAATGAGGTACAAACTGGAAGTATGGAGGCAGCGGAGAGGGGAAAACAACCACGTCACATGACCAAGAGGGAGGTAACAGCACAG GAACTGGAAAGCCAAGAGGCCATCACAGACCTTAGCATCCCCACATcacaggaggagcaggaggagtacTTGCGATGGAAGAAGGAGCGTGAGCAGATTGACAAGGAGAGAGTGGCACGTCACAAGAATGCTAAAGGCCAGTGGAGACGGGCATGGGACATGGACAAAACCGATAACAT GTTTCCAGACAAATCCCTCCCAGACAGAGATTGGGGTCCTCCAAGTCGAG GAGGACGGAATGTTAGAAGAGGACAGCACAGATCTGGTGCAGACACACAAG GTCACGAGAAGCGAGGCAAAGACAAGGCGACTAAAAATGTACAAGTGATGAGCAGCAACGCAAAAGGCAAAGATCGTCTGACTGGGAGGGCCAGAAG GTGGCAAGATAACGAAGAAGGAGATTTCCAG ACTTCGGACATACTACTGGGGGAATTCCTGGAGGAACTCACAGATGCGGAGACAGAAGAGCAGAAAGACCAGCATTCACAGGGATCCACAGGTTCTGCGGCTACCTTGAGAGCAGACGCCCCATTTCAGGAAAAAGCAGAATCCTCATCCCCTCTGGCTTCAGAAAAGAAAGTCCGATTCTCCGAGGAGCTCATCCAGGGAGCACACACAAAGCAAATCACAGGCTCTCCGAATTCCACCAACTCCGAATCAAGTCCAAGCTCCTTAAAAGCTTCctgtcagaaaaaaatcaaacgTGAAGCGCCCCAGCAGCGTCTCGAAAGTGCCAAGGAGGATGAAAGTAGTCGTGGCCAGCCGCAGGCTTCTGAAAGTGAATGTACTAAAAAAGACATCAATGCCCCCGTGGCTCACTGCTGCCCCCCTGCCGATAAGGCCTGTGCTTCTCTACTGGAGACTTCTGTCCAGCCTGTGGAGCTCGCCAAGTGCAACACGAACACAG AGGAACTTATCGACtcccgtgtgtgtgtcttgAGCTTGGACTCAGCGGAATCACACACGGCACACTCCAGCTGCAGCGACAAG gCAAGAGAGAACGGGAAGGTCGTTTGA
- the LOC131140678 gene encoding coiled-coil domain-containing protein 9B isoform X6: protein MGAGDEIVLQAAGSAGRGHKKQLTVTMAGKKGKRVVSEKSEKRPDHPTDVKNPTNEVQTGSMEAAERGKQPRHMTKREVTAQELESQEAITDLSIPTSQEEQEEYLRWKKEREQIDKERVARHKNAKGQWRRAWDMDKTDNMFPDKSLPDRDWGPPSRGGRNVRRGQHRSGADTQGHEKRGKDKATKNVQVMSSNAKGKDRLTGRARRWQDNEEGDFQTSDILLGEFLEELTDAETEEQKDQHSQGSTGSAATLRADAPFQEKAESSSPLASEKKVRFSEELIQGAHTKQITGSPNSTNSESSPSSLKASCQKKIKREAPQQRLESAKEDESSRGQPQASESECTKKDINAPVAHCCPPADKACASLLETSVQPVELAKCNTNTEELIDSRVCVLSLDSAESHTAHSSCSDKARENGKVV, encoded by the exons ATGGGAGCAGGGGATGAAATTGTTCTGCAGGCTGCTGGCAGTGCAGGCAGAGGACACAAGAAGCAGCTAACCGTCACCATGGCTGGCAAAAAG GGTAAGAGGGTGGTGAGTGAGAAGTCTGAGAAGAGGCCAGACCACCCCACGGATGTAAAGAACCCGACCAATGAGGTACAAACTGGAAGTATGGAGGCAGCGGAGAGGGGAAAACAACCACGTCACATGACCAAGAGGGAGGTAACAGCACAG GAACTGGAAAGCCAAGAGGCCATCACAGACCTTAGCATCCCCACATcacaggaggagcaggaggagtacTTGCGATGGAAGAAGGAGCGTGAGCAGATTGACAAGGAGAGAGTGGCACGTCACAAGAATGCTAAAGGCCAGTGGAGACGGGCATGGGACATGGACAAAACCGATAACAT GTTTCCAGACAAATCCCTCCCAGACAGAGATTGGGGTCCTCCAAGTCGAG GAGGACGGAATGTTAGAAGAGGACAGCACAGATCTGGTGCAGACACACAAG GTCACGAGAAGCGAGGCAAAGACAAGGCGACTAAAAATGTACAAGTGATGAGCAGCAACGCAAAAGGCAAAGATCGTCTGACTGGGAGGGCCAGAAG GTGGCAAGATAACGAAGAAGGAGATTTCCAG ACTTCGGACATACTACTGGGGGAATTCCTGGAGGAACTCACAGATGCGGAGACAGAAGAGCAGAAAGACCAGCATTCACAGGGATCCACAGGTTCTGCGGCTACCTTGAGAGCAGACGCCCCATTTCAGGAAAAAGCAGAATCCTCATCCCCTCTGGCTTCAGAAAAGAAAGTCCGATTCTCCGAGGAGCTCATCCAGGGAGCACACACAAAGCAAATCACAGGCTCTCCGAATTCCACCAACTCCGAATCAAGTCCAAGCTCCTTAAAAGCTTCctgtcagaaaaaaatcaaacgTGAAGCGCCCCAGCAGCGTCTCGAAAGTGCCAAGGAGGATGAAAGTAGTCGTGGCCAGCCGCAGGCTTCTGAAAGTGAATGTACTAAAAAAGACATCAATGCCCCCGTGGCTCACTGCTGCCCCCCTGCCGATAAGGCCTGTGCTTCTCTACTGGAGACTTCTGTCCAGCCTGTGGAGCTCGCCAAGTGCAACACGAACACAG AGGAACTTATCGACtcccgtgtgtgtgtcttgAGCTTGGACTCAGCGGAATCACACACGGCACACTCCAGCTGCAGCGACAAG gCAAGAGAGAACGGGAAGGTCGTTTGA
- the LOC131140365 gene encoding putative transmembrane protein INAFM2, with protein MRERDFMPNMERGKPATYTGDKKAKMAAKTNKKWVRLATVFAYVLSVSLAAIILAIYYSLIWKPTSASSASSGKPGTPEGVTAPPPNITANNVTEWNSTQLSVNHTARQSSTPHSRAFQWDHTEESDAVADGLYASPRGATQRSRTVERETREGHHAEEEEEEDEEAQQEAPRPGEGQEHDPDRVASDAPTVPPRPIGTRAA; from the coding sequence ATGAGAGAACGGGACTTCATGCCCAATATGGAGCGGGGCAAACCTGCTACTTATACAGGGGACAAAAAGGCTAAGATGGCTGCGAAGACTAACAAGAAGTGGGTGAGACTAGCCACTGTCTTTGCTTATGTACTGTCCGTGTCCTTAGCGGCCATTATCCTGGCAATTTACTACAGCCTCATCTGGAAGCCCACCAGCGCATCGTCTGCATCGTCGGGCAAGCCGGGGACGCCGGAGGGGGTCACGGCTCCCCCGCCGAACATCACCGCTAACAATGTGACCGAGTGGAACTCCACGCAGCTGTCCGTCAACCACACGGCGAGGCAGAGCTCGACCCCGCACAGCAGGGCTTTCCAGTGGGATCACACCGAGGAGAGCGACGCTGTTGCGGATGGACTTTACGCATCGCCCCGCGGTGCCACGCAGAGATCGCGCACTGTGGAAAGAGAGACGCGAGAGGGGCACCACgcggaggaagaagaagaagaagacgaggagGCTCAGCAGGAAGCCCCCAGGCCAGGAGAAGGACAGGAACATGATCCGGACCGGGTGGCTTCCGATGCACCCACTGTGCCACCGAGACCCATCGGGACGAGAGCTGCTTGA